One segment of Nostoc flagelliforme CCNUN1 DNA contains the following:
- a CDS encoding cell division protein SepF, translating to MNNIFSKLRDFVGLNEQVEYEYYEEEPDRDNNYQNLYQQENPQPPAPQESPAAQNRRWREPVPTMGDDIGAGSKPMGNVIGMPGAINGISEVLVLEPRTFEEMPQAIQALRERKSVVLNLTIMDPDQAQRAVDFVAGGTYALDGHQERIGESIFLFTPSCVQVSTQGGVLHEVPQPPARPSRPTGSPNQTWGNETNRMAQ from the coding sequence ATGAACAATATCTTTTCCAAACTCAGAGACTTTGTGGGTCTAAATGAGCAAGTGGAATACGAGTATTACGAAGAAGAACCAGATAGAGATAATAATTACCAAAATCTGTATCAGCAAGAAAATCCCCAACCACCAGCACCACAGGAAAGCCCAGCCGCTCAAAATCGACGCTGGCGGGAACCAGTGCCTACAATGGGAGATGATATTGGAGCAGGTTCAAAGCCAATGGGGAATGTGATTGGTATGCCAGGAGCAATTAACGGAATTTCGGAAGTTTTAGTACTCGAACCACGCACCTTTGAAGAAATGCCCCAGGCAATTCAAGCGCTGCGAGAACGCAAGTCAGTGGTATTAAATCTGACAATCATGGACCCAGATCAAGCTCAACGAGCAGTAGATTTTGTTGCAGGTGGTACTTACGCACTAGATGGGCATCAAGAACGCATCGGTGAAAGCATCTTCTTGTTTACGCCAAGCTGTGTCCAAGTTAGCACCCAAGGTGGCGTTCTTCATGAAGTACCACAACCGCCAGCACGCCCCTCTCGTCCTACAGGTTCTCCAAATCAAACCTGGGGCAACGAAACTAACCGGATGGCACAATAA
- the proC gene encoding pyrroline-5-carboxylate reductase, which produces MTIKFGLIGGGVMGEALLSRLIALGTYQSSEVIVSEPLSSRLDFLKQQYDVAVTTDNSEVFTQVKEVVFLAVKPQVFSAIAQELASIDILNKEHSPLIISILAGVPLSQLEAAFVQLPVIRAMPNTPATVGAGITAICSGAYTNAKHHQIAQQIFSAVGEVVEVSEGLMDAVTGLSGSGPAYVALLVEALADGGVSAGLPRAIANQLALQTVLGTAKLLHETKMHPAELKDRVTSPGGTTIAGIAKLEQAGFRSALIEAVKAATERSQELGK; this is translated from the coding sequence ATGACTATAAAATTTGGCTTAATTGGTGGTGGGGTAATGGGAGAAGCGCTCTTATCCCGCCTTATCGCGCTTGGAACTTATCAATCATCAGAAGTCATAGTTAGCGAACCGCTATCTTCACGCCTAGATTTTTTAAAACAGCAATACGATGTTGCTGTGACGACAGATAATAGCGAGGTTTTCACCCAAGTAAAAGAAGTTGTCTTTTTGGCAGTAAAACCGCAGGTGTTCAGTGCGATCGCTCAAGAATTAGCAAGTATTGATATTCTTAATAAAGAACACTCACCCCTAATCATTTCCATATTGGCGGGTGTGCCTTTAAGCCAGCTAGAAGCTGCATTTGTGCAATTGCCAGTTATTAGAGCAATGCCCAACACCCCAGCAACAGTGGGAGCGGGAATTACCGCCATTTGTTCAGGTGCATACACCAATGCCAAGCACCACCAAATAGCACAGCAGATTTTTTCTGCTGTGGGGGAAGTCGTGGAAGTCTCAGAAGGGCTGATGGATGCAGTCACAGGGCTATCTGGTAGCGGCCCGGCTTACGTGGCGCTCTTGGTAGAAGCACTTGCTGATGGTGGAGTATCCGCAGGTTTACCTAGAGCAATCGCCAATCAACTAGCCTTGCAAACCGTACTAGGAACAGCGAAACTGTTACATGAAACCAAAATGCACCCAGCAGAACTCAAAGATCGCGTTACTAGTCCCGGTGGTACAACCATTGCGGGGATTGCCAAGCTAGAACAGGCAGGATTTCGTTCAGCTTTAATTGAAGCAGTCAAAGCTGCCACAGAGCGATCGCAAGAGCTGGGAAAATAA
- a CDS encoding DEAD/DEAH box helicase: MNYPAPSPELDLGSIFPFDLDQFQKEAIASLNAGRSVVVCAPTGSGKTLVGEYAIYRALTRGKRVFYTTPLKALSNQKLRDFREKFGFDQVGLLTGDASINRDAPILVMTTEIFRNMLYGTPIGQVGISLVDVEAVILDECHYMNDRQRGTVWEESIIYCPREVQLAALSATVANSDQLTDWLNRVHGPTDLIYSDFRPVPLEFHFCNPKGLFPLLNDSKTKINPRLIQKKKGRGGERERGRSGRPEAPGIIYTLSQLEQRDMLPAIYFIFSRRGCDKAVAEVGDLWLVNNEESQILRQQIDDFLARNPEAGRSGQIAPLYRGIAAHHAGILPAWKALVEELFQQGLIKVVFATETLAAGINMPARTTVISTLSKRTDTGHRLLNASEFLQMAGRAGRRGMDKQGHVVTVQTPFEGAKEAAYLGTSKPDPLVSQFTPSYGMVLNLLQTHTLEQTRELIERSFGQYMATLHLRPEYDEIAELQKQLAQLHEQIAAVDENELAIYEKLRQRLKVERQILKTLQEQAQEDRQEELGMMLGFAVSGTLLSLKGKNITVSTPVTAVLVGKSPGSGQAPYLVCLGHDNRWYVATTGDVVDLYAELPRIEVSPDILPPPEMPLKPGQSRRGTQETFAIAARIPNPVESLNLAPEVAEQLSRTAAVQEQLEAHPLHQSGNAATLFKRRARYVELEAELEQLQEQVEQHSQRHWEEFLNLIAILQHFGALDNLVPTVLGRIAAAIRGENELWLGLVFASGELDNLDPHHLAAAAAGLVMETPRPDSKVNFELSNEVAEALAKLRGIRRQMFQLQRRYNVALPIWLEFELIAIVEQWALGMEWIELCENTTLDEGDVVRILRRTLDLLSQIPHVPHLPDSFQRNAHRAMQLIDRFPVNEVVE, from the coding sequence GTGAATTATCCTGCACCGTCTCCAGAACTTGACTTAGGGTCTATATTTCCCTTTGATCTGGATCAGTTTCAAAAAGAAGCGATCGCGTCCCTAAACGCCGGACGCTCCGTAGTCGTATGTGCGCCTACAGGTTCGGGCAAAACATTAGTCGGGGAATACGCCATTTATCGCGCCCTGACGCGAGGAAAACGTGTATTTTATACTACTCCCTTGAAGGCGCTATCGAATCAAAAATTACGTGATTTTCGAGAAAAATTTGGGTTTGATCAAGTCGGACTGTTAACTGGAGATGCCTCCATTAACAGAGATGCACCGATTTTGGTGATGACCACAGAAATTTTCCGAAATATGCTCTATGGCACACCCATTGGGCAAGTCGGCATCTCATTAGTAGACGTTGAAGCGGTGATACTTGATGAGTGCCACTACATGAACGATCGCCAGCGCGGTACTGTTTGGGAAGAATCAATCATCTATTGTCCCCGGGAAGTGCAACTGGCAGCCCTCTCAGCAACGGTTGCCAACAGCGATCAACTCACCGACTGGCTAAATCGCGTTCACGGCCCAACTGACCTGATTTATTCCGATTTTCGCCCAGTTCCCTTGGAATTTCACTTTTGCAATCCCAAAGGGTTATTTCCCCTGCTGAATGATAGCAAAACCAAAATTAACCCCCGCCTTATTCAGAAGAAGAAGGGGAGAGGGGGAGAAAGGGAGAGGGGGAGAAGTGGTAGACCTGAGGCTCCTGGAATCATTTATACTTTGAGCCAGTTAGAGCAACGGGATATGTTACCAGCGATTTACTTCATCTTCAGCCGCCGGGGATGTGATAAAGCCGTGGCGGAAGTTGGTGATTTATGGCTGGTAAATAATGAAGAGTCCCAGATTTTACGGCAACAGATTGATGACTTTTTAGCCCGCAATCCCGAAGCCGGGCGTTCTGGACAAATTGCACCCCTATATCGGGGAATTGCTGCCCACCACGCCGGAATTTTGCCTGCTTGGAAAGCACTGGTAGAAGAACTATTTCAGCAGGGGCTGATTAAAGTTGTATTCGCCACCGAAACGCTAGCGGCGGGAATTAATATGCCTGCCCGGACAACGGTAATTTCTACCCTTTCCAAGCGTACCGATACTGGACACCGCCTGTTGAACGCTTCCGAATTCTTGCAAATGGCGGGACGGGCAGGCCGCCGAGGGATGGATAAACAAGGTCATGTGGTGACAGTCCAAACTCCCTTTGAAGGAGCCAAAGAAGCGGCGTATTTGGGAACATCCAAGCCAGACCCCCTTGTAAGCCAGTTTACGCCCAGTTATGGCATGGTACTCAACTTGCTGCAAACACACACCCTAGAGCAAACCAGGGAACTGATAGAACGCAGCTTTGGGCAGTACATGGCCACCTTGCATTTACGACCAGAATACGATGAGATTGCCGAACTGCAAAAACAATTAGCTCAACTTCATGAGCAAATCGCCGCAGTTGATGAAAATGAACTGGCTATTTATGAGAAATTGCGGCAACGCCTGAAAGTCGAACGCCAGATATTGAAAACCTTGCAAGAGCAAGCGCAGGAAGATAGACAAGAAGAATTGGGGATGATGTTGGGCTTTGCAGTGTCAGGAACTCTGCTGAGTCTCAAGGGTAAAAACATCACAGTGTCTACACCCGTAACCGCAGTTTTAGTGGGAAAATCGCCGGGTTCTGGTCAAGCTCCTTACTTGGTATGCTTGGGACACGATAACCGTTGGTATGTGGCAACGACAGGGGATGTAGTCGATTTGTATGCCGAACTGCCGCGAATTGAGGTGTCACCTGATATCCTGCCACCGCCAGAGATGCCTTTGAAACCAGGACAGTCACGCCGGGGTACTCAAGAAACATTTGCGATCGCTGCCCGTATTCCCAATCCTGTAGAATCATTGAATCTGGCACCAGAAGTAGCAGAACAACTCAGTCGCACTGCTGCCGTCCAAGAGCAATTAGAAGCTCATCCCCTACATCAATCAGGCAATGCTGCCACGCTTTTCAAGCGCCGCGCCCGCTATGTCGAACTAGAAGCCGAACTTGAACAGTTGCAAGAGCAAGTAGAGCAACACTCACAACGTCATTGGGAAGAATTTCTCAATTTAATCGCAATTCTGCAACACTTTGGCGCTTTAGATAACTTAGTGCCCACAGTATTAGGGCGAATTGCTGCCGCCATTCGAGGCGAGAATGAATTGTGGCTAGGTTTAGTATTCGCTAGTGGTGAATTGGACAACTTAGATCCGCACCATTTAGCCGCCGCCGCCGCCGGTTTGGTGATGGAAACACCCCGTCCAGATAGCAAGGTTAACTTTGAGCTTAGTAATGAAGTGGCAGAAGCCTTAGCAAAATTGCGGGGAATTCGCCGCCAAATGTTCCAACTACAACGGCGGTATAACGTAGCGCTGCCTATATGGTTGGAGTTTGAGTTAATTGCGATCGTGGAACAATGGGCGCTAGGAATGGAGTGGATAGAACTCTGTGAGAACACCACCTTGGATGAAGGCGACGTGGTGAGAATTTTACGGCGGACGTTGGATTTATTATCACAAATACCCCACGTTCCCCATTTACCAGACTCTTTCCAGCGTAATGCCCATCGGGCGATGCAGTTGATTGATAGATTCCCTGTGAATGAGGTGGTTGAATAA
- a CDS encoding heavy metal translocating P-type ATPase has translation MKRKLHSESSGCCNCEHDHHEKHNHNHDENHNHDHNHDHAGEFNLKNEVLPLVAILSLYAPGVIFENQLHNTFYSIGEYLLFIPAYLLSGWSVLKTAGRNILRGRIFDETFLMAVATLGAIAIHKLPEAVGVMLFYKIGELFQDIAVSRSRNSIKALLEVRPDYANIQKEGELKKTSPKTVNIGDIIVVKPGEKIPLDGEIIDGNSQVDTSALTGESVPRTVRLGETVLAGMINKMGVLSIRVTKLFDESSIAKILDLVQNAKSKKAETEKFITKFARYYTPIVVFTSLGVGLLPPLFIAGATSSEWIYRALILLVISCPCGLVISIPLGYFGGVGGAAKRGILVKGSTFLDALNAVNTVVFDKTGTLTHGVFKVAKIVPSNGYVEQELLQLAAKVELHSNHPIAQSIRKAYGGKIDEFDVRDYEEIAGYGIKANVENRVVIAGSDRLLHRENIAHDNCQLEGTVIHLAVDNIYAGYIVIADEVKEDARLAIQALKGMGIERTVMLTGDNQAIASRIAQQLSIDAYEAELLPEEKVNAIEKLLSTVGKHSKVAFVGDGINDAPVIARADVGIAMGGLGSDAAIETADIVIMTDAPSKVAEAIQIARKTRQIVWQNIVFALAIKGVFIGLGILGVATMWEAVFADVGVALLAIFNATRVMK, from the coding sequence ATGAAGCGAAAACTACATTCAGAATCTTCAGGTTGTTGCAACTGTGAACATGACCATCATGAGAAACATAACCATAATCATGATGAGAATCATAACCATGACCACAATCACGATCACGCTGGAGAATTCAATCTGAAAAATGAGGTATTGCCTTTAGTAGCGATTTTAAGTTTATATGCACCAGGTGTAATTTTTGAAAATCAATTACACAATACATTCTATTCAATAGGTGAATATCTGCTTTTCATCCCTGCCTATTTATTAAGTGGATGGAGTGTTTTAAAAACTGCTGGGCGCAATATACTTAGAGGTAGAATATTCGATGAAACCTTTTTAATGGCAGTAGCGACATTAGGGGCGATCGCAATTCATAAATTACCCGAAGCTGTCGGGGTCATGTTATTTTATAAAATTGGGGAATTGTTCCAGGATATTGCCGTTAGTCGTTCCCGTAATTCAATCAAAGCTTTATTAGAAGTACGTCCAGACTACGCCAATATTCAAAAAGAGGGAGAATTAAAAAAAACATCCCCAAAAACAGTAAATATTGGAGATATTATCGTCGTCAAACCTGGGGAAAAAATTCCCTTAGATGGTGAGATTATAGATGGTAATTCCCAAGTCGATACATCTGCATTAACTGGAGAATCTGTACCGCGAACAGTGAGGCTGGGAGAGACAGTTTTGGCTGGGATGATCAATAAAATGGGTGTTCTCAGCATTAGAGTAACGAAACTATTTGATGAATCTTCTATTGCCAAGATTTTGGACTTGGTGCAAAATGCCAAAAGTAAAAAAGCAGAAACAGAAAAGTTTATTACTAAATTTGCCCGATATTATACGCCGATAGTAGTTTTTACATCTCTAGGAGTTGGATTATTACCTCCTTTATTTATTGCTGGCGCAACTTCTTCAGAATGGATTTATCGCGCCCTAATTTTACTAGTTATCTCCTGTCCCTGTGGACTGGTTATCAGTATTCCCTTAGGTTACTTTGGAGGTGTGGGAGGTGCAGCTAAACGCGGTATTTTGGTTAAAGGCTCTACTTTTTTAGATGCTTTAAATGCAGTGAATACAGTTGTTTTTGATAAAACTGGAACGCTAACTCACGGTGTATTTAAAGTAGCAAAAATAGTACCATCAAATGGCTACGTTGAACAAGAACTGCTGCAATTAGCCGCCAAAGTAGAATTGCACTCAAATCATCCCATCGCTCAATCTATCCGTAAGGCTTATGGTGGAAAAATCGATGAATTTGATGTGAGAGATTATGAAGAGATAGCAGGGTATGGAATTAAAGCCAATGTTGAAAATAGGGTAGTTATAGCAGGAAGCGATCGCCTATTACATAGAGAGAATATTGCTCATGATAATTGCCAGTTAGAGGGAACAGTTATTCATTTGGCAGTAGATAATATTTACGCTGGCTATATTGTCATCGCTGATGAAGTGAAAGAAGATGCAAGACTTGCTATTCAAGCACTCAAGGGAATGGGTATAGAGAGAACAGTAATGTTGACAGGAGATAATCAAGCGATCGCATCCCGGATTGCTCAACAGCTAAGTATAGATGCTTACGAAGCAGAGTTATTACCAGAAGAAAAAGTCAATGCCATTGAGAAGTTACTCAGCACCGTTGGCAAGCATAGTAAAGTAGCCTTTGTTGGGGATGGCATTAATGATGCGCCAGTGATTGCTAGAGCAGATGTTGGTATAGCAATGGGTGGGTTAGGCTCAGATGCAGCGATCGAAACTGCCGATATTGTGATTATGACAGATGCACCCTCAAAAGTGGCAGAAGCAATACAAATTGCCAGAAAAACAAGGCAGATTGTTTGGCAAAATATCGTTTTTGCGTTAGCAATTAAAGGTGTATTTATTGGATTGGGTATTTTAGGCGTAGCGACAATGTGGGAAGCAGTATTCGCTGATGTAGGAGTAGCTTTACTTGCAATTTTCAACGCAACTAGAGTGATGAAATAA
- a CDS encoding CVNH domain-containing protein has translation MSYKQHLQHEIDALREHYDLATDKLKRLRHDYAIESNTNVHFQLEKQIEQTEAELRKLAQQLDDLERGLSSGRGLNNRTAVEHPSFSSSIFRVPGILISIAAVIISIGGLTYFITVSRNSQPIKFPEKCDGVNIGISDDKNYTKLQGFCKKLDGTYQQTSIYLKAIENQNGELRENPNMEFSNFHKSCNNIKIEGSILSADCRKIDGTNAHSSIELKGILNDNGHLRYLE, from the coding sequence ATGTCTTATAAGCAGCATCTACAACACGAAATCGATGCATTACGAGAACATTATGATCTAGCAACCGACAAGTTAAAAAGGTTGCGTCACGATTATGCCATCGAGTCCAATACTAACGTTCACTTCCAATTAGAAAAGCAAATTGAACAAACTGAAGCTGAACTACGCAAATTGGCTCAACAGCTTGATGATCTCGAACGAGGTTTATCTAGTGGAAGAGGTCTAAACAATAGAACGGCGGTGGAACATCCATCTTTTTCATCATCTATTTTTAGAGTGCCTGGTATCCTGATAAGTATTGCTGCTGTAATAATATCCATAGGAGGCTTAACATATTTTATTACAGTCTCTAGGAATTCACAGCCTATTAAATTTCCGGAAAAATGCGATGGCGTTAATATTGGAATTTCCGATGATAAAAACTATACTAAGCTACAAGGTTTTTGTAAGAAACTTGATGGTACATATCAGCAAACCTCAATCTACTTGAAGGCAATCGAAAACCAGAATGGAGAACTGAGAGAAAATCCAAATATGGAGTTTAGTAATTTTCATAAAAGCTGCAATAACATTAAAATTGAAGGAAGTATACTATCTGCTGATTGTAGGAAAATTGATGGAACAAATGCTCATTCTTCAATAGAATTGAAAGGCATTTTAAATGATAATGGACATTTAAGATATCTTGAGTAA
- a CDS encoding mannose-binding lectin → MTLSIAFVAQPIQKASAQVTFSSYQKSCLNIKVKDGDLLSATCRTRDGKLNNTYIRIPGIENIDGLLTFNNPNNSSSYQKSCLNIKVKDGDLLSATCRTRDGKLNNTYIRIPGIENIDGLLTFNNPNNSSIYHPPHDEPNFYQRLCITHWRRC, encoded by the coding sequence TTGACACTTAGTATAGCGTTTGTTGCCCAGCCTATTCAAAAAGCTTCTGCTCAAGTGACATTTAGTAGCTATCAAAAAAGTTGTTTGAATATAAAAGTTAAAGACGGAGATTTGTTATCAGCAACTTGTAGAACAAGAGATGGCAAACTCAACAATACTTATATTCGCATTCCTGGAATTGAAAATATTGATGGATTATTGACGTTTAATAATCCCAACAATTCTAGTAGCTATCAAAAAAGTTGTTTGAATATAAAAGTTAAAGACGGAGATTTGTTATCAGCAACTTGTAGAACAAGAGATGGCAAACTCAACAATACTTATATTCGCATTCCTGGAATTGAAAATATTGATGGATTATTGACGTTTAATAATCCCAACAATTCTAGTATTTATCACCCACCGCATGACGAACCAAACTTTTACCAACGGTTATGCATTACTCATTGGCGTAGGTGCTGA
- a CDS encoding AAA family ATPase has translation MVEVLDRQFLEYTGKVQPHLGERGANGQLLYPYLPNPELVEAVNLAIYLERPLLLKGEPGCGKTLLASAVTYELGLNLEAWYVKSTSRARDGLYTYDAVGRLRDAQLAASDRLTAEQIQRLDNPTTYVRWGPLGRAFQSKQRTVVLIDEIDKADIDFPNDLLLELDQKRFIVDETGQEIEAKAAPIVLITSNDEKDLPDAFLRRCLFHYVEFPSRERLIYIMNALFPKASELLINQAVERFWELREEMKKNQGGATKKISTSELIDWFKALRRYPEDEALAKLNGKLPYPGVLLKSWEDHIRYLKLKNNG, from the coding sequence ATGGTTGAAGTTCTAGATAGACAATTCTTGGAATATACAGGTAAAGTGCAGCCCCACTTAGGAGAAAGGGGGGCGAATGGACAACTATTATATCCCTATTTGCCTAATCCTGAACTGGTAGAAGCAGTAAACTTGGCGATTTACTTAGAACGACCGTTACTACTAAAAGGCGAACCGGGGTGTGGCAAGACTTTACTGGCGAGTGCTGTCACTTACGAACTGGGTTTAAATTTAGAAGCCTGGTATGTCAAATCCACCAGTCGAGCGCGGGATGGCTTGTATACTTACGATGCTGTAGGACGGTTGCGAGATGCCCAACTAGCTGCTTCTGATCGCCTGACAGCAGAACAGATTCAGCGACTTGATAACCCGACTACTTATGTCCGTTGGGGGCCTTTGGGACGGGCATTTCAGAGTAAGCAACGTACAGTCGTGCTGATTGATGAAATTGATAAAGCTGACATTGACTTTCCCAACGACTTGCTGCTGGAACTAGATCAAAAACGATTTATTGTTGATGAAACGGGGCAGGAGATTGAAGCTAAGGCAGCACCCATTGTTTTAATTACCAGTAATGATGAAAAAGATTTGCCAGATGCTTTTTTACGTAGATGCTTATTCCATTATGTGGAATTTCCTAGCCGTGAAAGACTCATCTATATTATGAATGCTTTGTTTCCGAAAGCATCAGAGCTTTTGATAAACCAAGCTGTAGAGCGTTTTTGGGAACTGCGGGAAGAAATGAAAAAAAACCAAGGTGGAGCAACCAAAAAAATCAGTACTAGTGAGTTGATTGACTGGTTCAAGGCTTTGCGTCGCTACCCAGAAGATGAGGCTTTGGCAAAACTCAATGGTAAGTTGCCTTACCCTGGTGTGTTGTTAAAGAGTTGGGAAGATCACATCCGTTATCTAAAGTTGAAAAATAATGGATGA
- a CDS encoding aromatic ring-hydroxylating dioxygenase subunit alpha: protein MNLNSQTFSSTRKPKNFNNPEHFIEGWYWVIPSRNLRVGEVKPVTILGRELVIYRGKDRRVVTFDAYCPHMGAHLAEGKVEGNALRCFFHHWKFDAEGMCIDIPCLDTPPSLKLQTWPTAEKYGMIWVWTGEIPQQPLPFVPELEQKECDVAIHSHFVINCHPSVVMINAIDAQHLNTVHKLPIEIIFERQELNENAMIFSNTTPIKDNFFFIKLIRIFYKNAITYSICYWYGSIGIVTLGPDFFHVHMMVAVRLHEGGKTEGQVLLMTKKRKGIFGWLYNRVVLWLTKIAAKYFLMGDIKILQTIQFDLKTPIKVDQPIMQFINHVEKQQSLMWGTWQEARSRDLESKPKRERWQDTMSND, encoded by the coding sequence ATGAATCTCAACTCGCAGACTTTTAGTTCAACCCGTAAACCTAAAAACTTCAATAATCCAGAGCATTTTATTGAGGGATGGTATTGGGTAATACCCTCTCGAAATCTGCGGGTGGGTGAAGTAAAACCTGTCACCATTTTGGGTAGAGAACTAGTGATTTACCGTGGTAAAGACAGAAGAGTAGTTACCTTTGATGCCTACTGTCCACACATGGGCGCTCACCTTGCTGAAGGCAAAGTTGAGGGTAATGCACTACGTTGTTTTTTCCACCACTGGAAGTTTGATGCTGAAGGGATGTGTATTGATATTCCATGTTTAGATACACCGCCTTCCTTGAAATTACAAACTTGGCCCACTGCTGAGAAGTACGGGATGATTTGGGTTTGGACTGGAGAAATACCACAACAACCTTTACCTTTTGTCCCAGAGTTGGAACAAAAAGAGTGTGATGTCGCCATCCATTCTCATTTTGTGATCAACTGTCACCCCAGCGTCGTGATGATTAATGCGATTGATGCTCAACACCTCAATACAGTTCACAAGCTGCCAATAGAAATTATTTTTGAAAGACAAGAACTGAACGAGAATGCAATGATCTTCAGTAATACTACACCTATCAAAGACAATTTCTTTTTTATTAAGCTCATTCGTATTTTCTACAAAAATGCCATAACTTACAGTATTTGCTATTGGTATGGTAGCATTGGCATTGTGACACTTGGGCCTGATTTCTTCCATGTCCACATGATGGTTGCAGTTCGCCTCCACGAAGGGGGAAAAACTGAAGGTCAAGTTTTGTTGATGACTAAAAAACGTAAAGGAATTTTTGGTTGGTTATACAATAGAGTTGTGCTATGGCTGACTAAGATTGCAGCTAAGTACTTTCTCATGGGTGACATCAAGATTCTTCAAACAATTCAGTTTGATTTGAAAACTCCCATCAAAGTAGATCAGCCAATCATGCAGTTTATTAACCATGTTGAAAAACAGCAATCCCTAATGTGGGGGACTTGGCAAGAAGCGCGATCGCGCGATTTAGAGAGCAAGCCCAAGCGTGAGAGATGGCAAGATACAATGAGTAATGATTAA
- a CDS encoding heavy metal-responsive transcriptional regulator, which produces MLTQETKLLLIGQVTDISKIPIRTIRYYESLGLIKSSRRTEGGFRQFSLDVLTRLAFIKRAQNLGLSLEEIGNILQVYDQGQAPCGEIQEKLEEKLLQIDHQIDQLLTLRFEIKGLLSGWKNMGGQHEDTICPIIQNTSTAGRN; this is translated from the coding sequence GTGTTAACTCAGGAAACAAAACTGCTTTTAATTGGTCAGGTAACAGATATAAGCAAAATCCCCATCAGGACAATTCGCTATTACGAGAGTTTAGGCTTAATCAAATCATCAAGACGAACGGAGGGAGGCTTCCGCCAGTTTTCATTGGATGTGCTGACTCGTCTAGCCTTTATTAAAAGGGCACAAAATCTTGGTCTTAGCTTAGAGGAAATTGGAAATATTCTTCAGGTTTATGACCAAGGACAAGCTCCCTGTGGTGAAATTCAAGAAAAGCTCGAAGAGAAGCTCTTGCAAATTGATCACCAAATTGATCAGTTGTTAACTTTACGGTTTGAAATAAAGGGATTACTTTCAGGCTGGAAGAATATGGGTGGACAGCATGAAGATACAATTTGTCCCATCATTCAAAACACTAGTACCGCAGGGCGGAATTAA